A section of the Ciceribacter thiooxidans genome encodes:
- a CDS encoding GNAT family N-acetyltransferase: MTTLRCATADDIPFIMRTERLPGYDLVVGRFGEAEHHARIADPAWAYLVGDDGFAILNDLDNRDGNVCLKRFAVTERGRGLGSRLMPLVVDWSFTHTPVHRLWLNLVEGNEAAWRVYGKNGFLKEGVRREAAVLPDGRRSNMIMMSILRPEWDARQRG; this comes from the coding sequence GTGACCACCCTTCGGTGCGCCACGGCGGACGACATCCCGTTCATCATGCGAACGGAGCGGCTGCCGGGCTATGACCTCGTGGTCGGGCGCTTCGGGGAAGCAGAACACCACGCAAGGATTGCCGATCCCGCCTGGGCCTATCTCGTGGGTGATGACGGTTTCGCCATCCTCAACGACCTCGACAACCGCGACGGCAATGTCTGCCTCAAGCGCTTCGCGGTGACCGAGAGGGGTCGCGGCTTGGGTTCGCGGCTCATGCCCCTCGTGGTCGACTGGAGCTTTACCCACACGCCTGTCCACCGCCTGTGGCTCAACCTCGTCGAAGGTAACGAGGCGGCCTGGCGCGTCTACGGGAAAAATGGCTTCCTCAAGGAAGGCGTCCGGCGCGAGGCGGCCGTGCTGCCGGACGGCAGGCGTTCCAACATGATCATGATGTCCATCCTGCGCCCCGAATGGGACGCGCGGCAGCGAGGCTGA
- a CDS encoding DUF2000 family protein: MFDTKIVVVLREDLASWQKLNVTAFVTSGIVAQEASIIGEPYRDAAGNVYNAMAGQPIVVLSADASTLSTIHRRSLERGVTASLYIEEMFSTGHDAANRAVFAEFAPDNAKVVGIGLRAEKKLVDKITKGARLHG, encoded by the coding sequence ATGTTCGATACCAAGATTGTCGTCGTCCTCAGGGAGGATCTCGCCAGCTGGCAGAAGCTCAACGTCACCGCGTTCGTGACGAGCGGCATCGTCGCGCAGGAAGCATCCATTATCGGTGAACCTTACCGCGATGCGGCCGGCAACGTCTACAACGCCATGGCTGGTCAACCGATCGTCGTGCTCTCCGCCGATGCGTCGACGCTATCTACGATCCACCGGCGTTCGTTGGAACGCGGCGTGACCGCCTCGCTCTACATCGAGGAAATGTTCTCGACGGGCCACGACGCCGCCAACCGGGCCGTCTTTGCCGAGTTTGCGCCGGACAATGCGAAGGTAGTCGGTATCGGCCTCAGGGCCGAGAAGAAGCTCGTCGACAAGATCACCAAAGGTGCCAGGCTGCACGGCTGA
- a CDS encoding multicopper oxidase family protein, translating into MLPLTRRNLLKTAAVGGAYASGVALAPGITRALAGATADPLLLEAHELTAMIDGKAPSDGVMSYRTVASPADVAPPVLRARRGEPFSVRFENLLQEPTTVHWHGLRIANAMDGVPFLTQPYVYPGDGFDYAFTPPDAGTFWYHPHCNTLTQIGRGLAGMLVVEDPNDPVFDGEIALNLRDWRLGGNSQFIAQFKARDAAKAGTFGTVRTANWQVEPSYDAAAGGLIRLRLLASDVTRIFNLKLTGGDAVVVAIDGQPVPSIMPLDTAIISPGQRLDLVLRMPDDEGATVAIEDIRPSTPKTVARLRAVGTSLKRSLGDVPPLTANPQAEPDLSAAIEVPLILSATAEQAAKDSICGSLGYSFWAINKVPYPGDSADPMAPLAEMKLGRTYVFNLENVTPHAHPIHLHGMNFKVISSSTRQVLPLVSDTYLVLPDEKVQLAVVADNPGDWVLHCHIIEHQKTGMTSFVRVV; encoded by the coding sequence ATGCTTCCGCTGACCCGCCGCAATCTCCTCAAGACCGCCGCCGTCGGCGGCGCCTATGCCTCGGGCGTCGCGCTCGCACCAGGCATCACCCGCGCACTCGCCGGTGCGACGGCGGACCCGTTGTTGCTGGAAGCTCACGAACTGACGGCGATGATCGACGGCAAGGCGCCGAGCGACGGCGTGATGAGCTACCGGACAGTCGCCTCGCCGGCGGACGTGGCACCGCCGGTGCTCCGGGCGCGGCGCGGCGAGCCGTTTTCCGTGCGGTTCGAAAACCTTCTCCAAGAGCCGACGACGGTGCACTGGCACGGATTGCGGATCGCCAATGCCATGGACGGCGTTCCTTTCCTGACGCAGCCTTACGTCTATCCCGGCGACGGCTTCGACTACGCCTTCACGCCGCCGGATGCCGGCACCTTCTGGTACCACCCCCACTGCAATACGCTGACCCAGATCGGCCGCGGGCTCGCCGGCATGCTCGTCGTCGAGGACCCGAACGACCCGGTGTTCGACGGCGAGATCGCGCTCAACCTGCGCGACTGGCGGCTCGGCGGCAATTCGCAGTTCATCGCGCAGTTCAAGGCGCGTGATGCCGCGAAGGCCGGCACCTTCGGCACGGTGCGCACTGCCAACTGGCAGGTAGAGCCGAGCTACGACGCAGCGGCCGGCGGGCTGATCCGGCTTCGTCTCCTCGCCTCCGACGTCACGCGCATCTTCAACCTGAAACTCACCGGCGGCGACGCGGTGGTCGTCGCGATCGACGGCCAGCCGGTGCCCTCTATCATGCCGCTCGACACCGCGATCATCTCGCCCGGCCAGCGACTCGATCTCGTGCTGCGCATGCCCGATGACGAAGGGGCGACGGTCGCGATCGAGGACATCCGCCCATCGACGCCGAAGACGGTCGCGCGGCTCAGGGCCGTCGGCACCTCGCTCAAGCGGAGCCTCGGCGACGTGCCGCCGCTCACCGCCAATCCGCAGGCCGAACCCGACCTTTCGGCGGCGATCGAGGTGCCGCTGATCCTCAGCGCCACCGCCGAACAGGCGGCGAAGGATTCAATCTGCGGCTCCCTCGGCTATTCCTTCTGGGCGATCAACAAGGTGCCCTATCCCGGCGACAGCGCCGATCCGATGGCGCCGCTCGCGGAAATGAAGCTCGGGAGGACCTATGTCTTCAATCTCGAGAACGTCACGCCGCACGCGCACCCGATCCACCTGCACGGCATGAACTTCAAGGTGATCTCCTCGTCGACGCGGCAAGTCCTGCCGCTCGTCTCCGACACCTACCTCGTTTTGCCCGACGAGAAGGTGCAGCTCGCCGTCGTCGCCGACAATCCGGGCGACTGGGTGCTCCACTGCCATATCATCGAGCATCAGAAGACGGGTATGACGAGTTTCGTGCGGGTGGTATAG
- a CDS encoding AraC family transcriptional regulator: MDDNSLRGFKGTPAPAAAIAKVVAGGLERSCTSVTEDRLRLLGGSAGLEHIEAAFRGDGFSPHRHDTYGIGVTLSGVQTFQYRGSRRASLPGNIIVLHPDELHDGAAGTESGLSYRMIYVAPEKIADALGRRGALPFVADPVVDDQGFRRGLAEAIIQLDEVPSELAVSAVVAMIADGLKLHCDDRGRPATRGVSAGIAACRDFLAAHCTREVRSSELEAIAGLDGYTIARQFRRAFGTSPHRYLVMRRLDLARSLIREREGLAQVALAAGFADQARFTRHFKLAYGMTPGRWQALISTVR; the protein is encoded by the coding sequence ATGGACGACAATTCCCTCCGCGGTTTCAAGGGCACACCCGCCCCTGCCGCCGCTATAGCGAAGGTCGTGGCGGGCGGTCTTGAACGATCCTGCACTTCGGTCACGGAGGACCGCTTGCGCCTTCTCGGCGGCTCGGCGGGGCTCGAACATATCGAGGCGGCCTTCAGGGGCGACGGATTTTCCCCGCATCGCCACGACACCTACGGCATCGGCGTAACGCTCTCGGGCGTGCAGACCTTTCAATATCGCGGATCACGCCGCGCGAGCCTGCCCGGCAATATTATCGTCCTGCATCCCGACGAGTTGCATGACGGCGCGGCCGGAACCGAGAGCGGGCTTTCCTACCGCATGATCTACGTCGCTCCGGAAAAGATTGCCGATGCCCTCGGGAGGCGGGGCGCGCTACCGTTCGTCGCCGACCCCGTCGTCGACGATCAGGGTTTCCGTCGCGGCCTCGCCGAAGCGATCATCCAGCTGGACGAAGTCCCCTCGGAGCTCGCCGTCTCCGCGGTCGTGGCAATGATCGCCGACGGCCTCAAGCTGCATTGCGACGACAGGGGCCGACCTGCGACGCGAGGCGTATCGGCGGGCATCGCCGCCTGCCGGGACTTTCTCGCGGCGCATTGTACACGGGAGGTTCGTTCTTCCGAGCTGGAGGCGATCGCCGGCCTCGACGGCTACACGATCGCCCGGCAGTTCCGCCGCGCCTTCGGCACGAGCCCGCATCGCTATCTCGTCATGCGGCGACTGGATCTCGCACGCTCGCTCATCCGCGAACGTGAAGGGCTGGCGCAGGTCGCGCTTGCCGCGGGCTTTGCCGATCAGGCGCGTTTCACCCGGCATTTCAAACTGGCCTATGGCATGACGCCCGGCCGCTGGCAGGCGCTCATTTCGACGGTACGATGA
- a CDS encoding MBL fold metallo-hydrolase has translation MPSLTDTLRIHEPYPGLYAYYDGRIEGVRLWSKERNWMDDGAYSLGVASFSIVSGSEAVVYDTHISLDHARAIRAHLLSLGVETIRVVLSHWHTDHIAGNAVFSDCEIIANRLTHEAMVANRETLAAKTPPISPVILPTRLFEDEFTLDLAGLELRLMRFDVHSADGTVVLVPALGVLLAGDTLEDTITYISEPEHTRTHIGELDRLAALPFRRILPNHGAEAVIAAGGYEPSLISATKAYLERLLSRLDDPAIDSEPLSTFVAPEVEKGWIGYFAPYEEVHRANIAALREARR, from the coding sequence ATGCCGTCGCTCACCGACACCCTGCGCATCCACGAACCCTATCCCGGCCTTTACGCCTATTATGACGGCAGGATCGAAGGCGTCCGGCTCTGGTCGAAGGAGCGCAACTGGATGGACGACGGGGCCTATTCGCTGGGCGTCGCCAGCTTCTCGATCGTCTCCGGAAGCGAGGCCGTCGTCTACGACACCCATATCTCGCTCGACCATGCCCGCGCGATCCGCGCGCATCTTTTGAGCCTCGGCGTCGAGACGATCAGGGTCGTACTCAGCCACTGGCACACCGATCACATCGCCGGCAATGCTGTCTTTTCCGATTGCGAGATCATTGCCAACCGGCTGACGCACGAGGCGATGGTGGCAAACCGCGAAACCCTTGCCGCGAAAACCCCGCCGATCTCGCCGGTCATTCTTCCGACCCGCCTTTTCGAGGACGAGTTCACGCTCGACCTTGCGGGACTCGAACTTCGGCTGATGCGCTTCGACGTCCACAGCGCCGACGGCACCGTGGTCCTCGTCCCCGCGCTCGGCGTGCTGCTTGCCGGCGACACGCTGGAGGACACCATTACCTATATCTCCGAACCCGAGCACACGCGCACCCACATCGGCGAGCTCGACCGGCTGGCGGCCCTGCCCTTCCGGCGCATCCTGCCGAACCACGGCGCCGAGGCGGTGATCGCGGCCGGAGGCTACGAGCCAAGCCTCATCTCGGCGACCAAAGCCTATCTCGAACGCCTGCTTTCCCGTCTTGACGACCCGGCAATCGACAGCGAACCGCTCTCCACCTTCGTTGCACCGGAGGTCGAGAAGGGCTGGATCGGCTATTTCGCTCCTTACGAAGAGGTGCACCGCGCAAACATCGCGGCCCTGCGCGAGGCTCGCCGCTGA
- the rnd gene encoding ribonuclease D has translation MIETTAALEEACKQLAKSDFITIDTEFLRESTFWPELCLIQMASPDLEVIVDPLAKGIDLAPFFALMADTSVVKVFHAARQDIEIIFHLGNLIPHPIFDTQVAAMVCGFGDSVSYDQLVQKVKNVHIDKTSRFTDWSRRPLSDKQLEYALADVTHLRDVYLKLKDELEREGRAGWLTEEMNILESRETYDLHPDDAWQRLKMRLRKPQELAVIKYVAAWREREARNRNVPRSRVLKDDAIYEIAQQQPKDVEALGRLRTIPKGWERSNAGAAIIEAVNEALALPKTEMPHVHRHVQAPDGAAASVELLKVLLRLTSEKHGVAAKVIANSEDLERIAAEGDKADVGAMHGWRRELFGDLALKLISGGVGLRFVDKRVEAVEF, from the coding sequence ATGATCGAAACGACCGCTGCCCTCGAGGAAGCCTGCAAACAGCTCGCCAAGTCCGACTTCATCACCATCGACACCGAATTCCTGCGTGAATCCACGTTCTGGCCGGAACTTTGTCTGATCCAGATGGCGAGCCCGGACCTCGAAGTGATCGTCGATCCGCTCGCCAAGGGCATCGATCTCGCGCCCTTCTTCGCGCTGATGGCGGACACTTCGGTCGTCAAGGTGTTCCATGCCGCACGGCAGGACATCGAGATCATCTTCCACCTCGGCAACCTGATCCCGCATCCGATCTTCGACACGCAGGTTGCAGCGATGGTCTGTGGTTTCGGCGATTCGGTCTCCTACGACCAGCTCGTGCAGAAGGTGAAAAACGTCCACATCGACAAGACCTCGCGCTTCACCGACTGGAGCCGGCGACCGCTTTCCGACAAACAGCTCGAATATGCGCTCGCCGACGTCACCCATCTGCGCGACGTCTACCTGAAGCTCAAGGACGAACTCGAGCGCGAGGGACGTGCCGGCTGGCTGACCGAGGAGATGAACATCCTTGAGTCGCGCGAGACCTACGACCTGCACCCGGACGACGCATGGCAGCGGCTGAAGATGCGGCTCCGCAAGCCACAGGAGCTCGCCGTCATCAAATATGTCGCCGCCTGGCGCGAGCGCGAGGCGCGCAACCGCAACGTCCCGCGCTCCCGCGTGCTGAAGGACGATGCGATCTACGAGATCGCCCAGCAGCAGCCGAAGGATGTCGAGGCGCTCGGCCGGCTGCGCACCATCCCCAAGGGCTGGGAACGCTCGAATGCGGGTGCTGCCATCATCGAAGCGGTCAACGAGGCGCTCGCCCTGCCGAAGACGGAGATGCCGCATGTGCATCGGCACGTCCAGGCGCCCGACGGGGCCGCCGCCTCGGTCGAGCTTCTCAAGGTTCTCCTGCGGCTCACCTCCGAAAAGCACGGCGTCGCCGCGAAGGTTATCGCCAACAGCGAGGACCTGGAAAGGATCGCCGCCGAAGGCGACAAGGCCGATGTCGGCGCAATGCACGGCTGGCGCCGCGAACTCTTCGGCGACCTCGCCCTGAAGCTCATCTCCGGCGGCGTCGGCCTGCGCTTTGTCGACAAGCGCGTCGAAGCGGTGGAGTTCTGA
- the ppx gene encoding exopolyphosphatase yields the protein MTRSEAQGRLPGIAPVSVIDIGSNSIRLVVYEGLSRSPAILFNEKVLCGLGKGLASTGRMDEEGVRRALAALRRFRALSEQAQATSMYVLATAAAREAANGPDFIREAEAILGHPIEVLSGEQEALYSALGVVSGFHDPDGIAGDLGGGSLELIDIRGRELGKGITLPLGGIRLSETAEGSIAKARTIARRLIRETTMLEKGEGRTFYAVGGTWRNVAKLHMEKRNYPLHMMQGYELPYDEVARFLDEIVANGDSRDPAWQAISKSRRALLPYGAIAMREVLDAMRPAKVSFSAQGVREGYLYALLSEEDRAADPLLAAADELAILRARSPEHARELADWTGRMMPFFDIDETVEEGRYRQAACLLADISWRAHPDYRGLQALNIIAHSSFIGITHPGRAFIALTNYYRFEGLNDDGQTGPLAAIATERLLQRAKLVGGLLRVVYLFSASMPGVVDSLTFERSAKPNLDLEFVVPPQYRGFAGERLDGRLQQLARLTGKRLAFRFE from the coding sequence ATGACACGATCAGAAGCGCAGGGACGTTTACCCGGTATCGCCCCTGTCTCCGTCATCGACATCGGCTCGAACTCGATCCGCCTCGTCGTCTATGAAGGTCTTTCCAGGTCGCCTGCCATCCTGTTCAACGAAAAGGTCCTCTGCGGCCTCGGCAAGGGGCTTGCGTCGACCGGGCGCATGGACGAGGAGGGCGTGCGCCGTGCGCTCGCGGCACTCCGGCGTTTTCGTGCGCTCTCCGAGCAGGCGCAGGCCACATCCATGTACGTGCTGGCGACCGCCGCAGCGCGGGAAGCCGCCAACGGCCCGGATTTCATCCGCGAGGCCGAGGCGATCCTCGGACACCCGATCGAAGTGCTGAGCGGTGAACAAGAGGCGCTCTATTCGGCGCTCGGCGTCGTCAGCGGCTTCCATGATCCGGACGGTATCGCCGGCGACCTCGGCGGCGGATCGCTGGAACTCATCGACATTCGCGGCCGGGAGCTCGGCAAGGGCATCACCCTGCCGCTCGGCGGTATCCGCCTGTCCGAGACCGCCGAAGGTTCTATCGCCAAGGCCCGCACGATCGCCCGTCGGCTGATCCGGGAGACCACCATGCTCGAGAAGGGTGAGGGGCGCACCTTCTACGCGGTCGGCGGGACCTGGCGAAACGTCGCCAAGCTGCACATGGAGAAGCGCAACTACCCACTCCACATGATGCAGGGCTACGAACTGCCCTACGACGAGGTCGCCCGCTTCCTCGACGAGATCGTCGCCAACGGCGACAGCCGCGATCCGGCCTGGCAGGCGATTTCCAAGAGCCGCCGGGCGCTTCTTCCCTACGGCGCCATCGCCATGCGCGAGGTGCTCGACGCGATGAGGCCGGCGAAGGTTTCCTTCTCGGCACAGGGCGTGCGCGAAGGCTATCTCTATGCACTTCTCTCGGAAGAAGACCGCGCCGCCGACCCGTTGCTCGCCGCCGCCGACGAACTGGCGATCCTGAGAGCCCGTTCACCCGAGCACGCACGCGAGCTTGCCGACTGGACCGGCCGGATGATGCCGTTCTTTGACATCGACGAGACGGTGGAGGAGGGCCGCTACCGGCAGGCCGCCTGCCTGCTCGCCGACATCAGCTGGCGGGCGCATCCGGATTACCGTGGCCTGCAGGCGCTGAACATCATCGCCCATTCGTCCTTCATCGGGATCACCCATCCGGGACGCGCGTTCATCGCGCTCACCAATTACTACCGCTTCGAAGGGCTCAACGACGACGGCCAGACCGGCCCGCTCGCCGCGATCGCGACCGAGCGTCTCTTGCAGCGGGCGAAGCTCGTCGGCGGTCTGTTGCGGGTCGTCTATCTCTTCTCCGCCTCGATGCCGGGTGTGGTCGACAGTCTCACCTTCGAGCGCTCGGCAAAGCCGAACCTCGATCTCGAATTCGTCGTGCCGCCGCAGTATCGCGGCTTTGCCGGCGAACGGCTGGACGGACGCCTGCAGCAGCTCGCGCGGCTGACCGGCAAGCGGCTCGCCTTCCGTTTCGAATAG
- a CDS encoding small ribosomal subunit Rsm22 family protein yields the protein MELPAVLRRAVDEALEGEPLDRLTRASQTLSDRYRREVRDGRFHIDGTLAAKAYLATRLPATFAAVRAALDMVAEASPSFVPKTLLDVGAGPGTALWAAADCWPELRQATIVEASASIRAVGETLARSSTVDSTWLAGDVTAALPVQAPADLVTLAYVLDEIAETAVAAVTEKLWMLTGQTLVIVEPGTPAGWRRIQIARDTLIRTGGHLVAPCPHATPCAITGSDWCHFSRRVARSRLHRLAKQADVPWEDEKYIFIAASRMPAEPPPARILAPPRVASGLVRLKLCRSDGAIGELTVSRRDGDLFREARRADWGDGFHLPPVEIGPEGDLLDGV from the coding sequence GTGGAACTGCCCGCCGTCCTGCGCCGCGCCGTCGATGAAGCTCTCGAAGGCGAGCCGCTCGACCGTCTGACCCGCGCCAGCCAGACCCTTTCCGATCGATACCGCCGCGAAGTGCGCGACGGGCGTTTCCATATCGACGGGACGCTCGCCGCCAAGGCCTATCTCGCCACCCGTCTGCCGGCGACGTTTGCCGCCGTCCGGGCGGCGCTCGACATGGTCGCCGAGGCTTCTCCCTCTTTCGTGCCGAAAACGCTGCTCGATGTCGGTGCCGGCCCCGGCACCGCGCTCTGGGCGGCCGCCGACTGCTGGCCGGAACTCCGCCAGGCGACGATCGTCGAGGCGAGTGCATCTATCCGCGCCGTCGGCGAGACGCTCGCCAGATCGTCGACGGTAGATTCGACATGGCTTGCCGGCGACGTCACCGCGGCACTTCCCGTCCAGGCGCCGGCCGACCTCGTGACGCTCGCCTATGTGCTCGACGAAATTGCCGAGACGGCCGTCGCCGCGGTGACGGAAAAGCTCTGGATGCTGACCGGACAGACGCTGGTGATCGTGGAACCGGGCACGCCGGCCGGCTGGCGGCGTATACAGATCGCCCGAGACACCCTGATCAGGACTGGCGGGCATCTGGTGGCCCCCTGCCCGCACGCCACACCTTGCGCGATCACCGGCAGCGATTGGTGTCACTTTTCGCGGCGCGTGGCGCGCTCTCGCCTTCACCGGCTGGCGAAGCAGGCGGACGTGCCTTGGGAAGACGAGAAGTACATCTTCATCGCCGCCTCGCGGATGCCGGCCGAGCCGCCCCCGGCACGGATTCTTGCGCCACCGCGCGTCGCAAGCGGCCTCGTGCGCCTCAAGCTCTGCCGTTCGGACGGCGCCATAGGGGAACTCACCGTCAGCCGGCGCGACGGCGATCTCTTCCGTGAAGCGCGGCGGGCCGACTGGGGCGACGGCTTCCATCTCCCGCCAGTGGAAATCGGCCCGGAAGGCGATCTTCTCGACGGGGTATAG
- a CDS encoding MFS transporter: MNDIRPLIPLLITAGILIGGNGLQGTFISLRALQEGFSTSTIGVIGTGYNIGFAIGCIYVTRIIRSIGHIRTFSALAAIASAASISMLLAIHPASWFAMRLLQGLCFAGLFAVVESWLNARVTNATRARTLSVYRFVDLGAVTLAQYLIPAVGISGFELFAIVSMALTLSLVPISFADRSSPEAPEAVRFDLKLLWKVSPLATVGCIVVGLTNSTFRSLGPIYADGIGFSVTSIATFMSLGIFAGVVLQYPLGHYSDKLDRRRIILIATFGAFAAGLFITFVAGTNELLNYVGIFIFGAFAMPLYSLCSAHANDHAAPGQHALVSAGTLFFWSAGAVVGPLFASFMLDYFGPQALFIYTTVVLGVFMVYTLLRMTVREGVPATARRPRFRNLLRTSTFFSKLAAPPSEKQD, translated from the coding sequence ATGAACGACATCCGCCCGCTCATTCCCCTGCTCATCACCGCCGGCATCCTGATCGGGGGCAACGGCCTGCAGGGCACGTTCATCTCGCTCCGTGCGCTCCAGGAGGGATTTTCCACCTCCACCATCGGGGTGATCGGCACCGGCTACAATATCGGCTTTGCGATCGGCTGCATCTACGTCACCCGCATCATCCGTTCGATCGGCCATATCCGCACCTTCTCCGCGCTCGCAGCAATCGCCTCCGCCGCCTCGATCTCGATGCTGCTTGCGATCCATCCGGCCTCGTGGTTCGCGATGCGGTTGCTGCAGGGCCTCTGCTTCGCAGGTCTCTTCGCGGTCGTCGAAAGCTGGCTCAACGCCCGCGTCACCAACGCCACGCGCGCCCGCACGCTTTCCGTCTACCGCTTCGTCGACCTCGGCGCGGTAACGCTCGCGCAATACCTGATCCCGGCCGTCGGCATCAGCGGATTCGAGCTCTTCGCAATCGTCTCGATGGCGCTCACCCTTTCGCTCGTACCGATCTCGTTTGCCGACCGATCGAGCCCGGAAGCTCCGGAGGCGGTGCGCTTCGACCTGAAACTGCTCTGGAAGGTCTCACCGCTCGCGACGGTCGGCTGCATCGTCGTTGGGCTCACCAATTCAACCTTCCGCTCGCTCGGGCCGATCTATGCCGACGGCATCGGCTTTTCCGTGACGTCGATCGCCACTTTCATGAGCCTCGGCATCTTCGCGGGCGTCGTGCTGCAATACCCGCTCGGCCACTATTCCGACAAGCTCGACCGCCGGCGGATCATCCTGATCGCCACTTTCGGCGCCTTCGCCGCGGGGCTCTTCATCACCTTCGTCGCCGGAACGAACGAACTGCTGAACTATGTCGGCATCTTCATCTTCGGGGCCTTCGCGATGCCGCTCTATTCGCTCTGCTCGGCGCATGCCAACGACCACGCGGCACCCGGGCAGCATGCGCTCGTCTCCGCCGGCACGCTGTTCTTCTGGTCGGCCGGTGCCGTGGTCGGGCCGCTTTTCGCCTCCTTCATGCTCGACTACTTCGGGCCGCAGGCGCTTTTCATCTACACGACCGTCGTGCTCGGCGTGTTCATGGTCTACACGCTGCTCCGGATGACCGTCCGCGAAGGAGTACCCGCCACCGCGCGGCGGCCGCGCTTCCGCAACCTCCTGCGCACCTCGACCTTCTTCAGCAAACTCGCGGCGCCACCTTCCGAGAAACAGGACTGA